In the genome of Triticum urartu cultivar G1812 chromosome 5, Tu2.1, whole genome shotgun sequence, one region contains:
- the LOC125556063 gene encoding transcription factor bHLH150-like, whose amino-acid sequence MEVARRRRSLCSSRRRRSAAVGRKVRELRRLVPGAAVMPTDRLLVRTADYIAQLRARVELLRALSELCEGHGRGDSPS is encoded by the coding sequence ATGGAGGTCGCCAGGAGGAGGAGGTCGCTGTGCTCGAGCCGTCGCCGGAGGTCGGCGGCGGTGGGGCGGAAGGTGCGGGAGCTGCGGCGGCTGGTGCCCGGGGCGGCGGTCATGCCCACCGACCGGCTGCTCGTCCGCACGGCCGACTACATCGCGCAGCTCCGGGCCAGGGTGGAGCTCCTCAGGGCGCTCTCGGAGCTCTGCGAAGGCCATGGCCGTGGCGATTCCCCTAGCTAG